Below is a genomic region from Actinoallomurus bryophytorum.
AGGCGCCGACGGTGCGCGGGTGCTCGGCCAGGTACCGTTTGAGGATCGGCGCGGCCTCCACGGCCGGCAGCTCGGTGACGACCAGCGACTCGGTCGTGCTGCCCCGGCGCAGTGTCACCCGCCCTGCCGCCCGCGCGTTCCGCGCCCAGCCGTCCGGACCGTACGGCGCGACCAGCCAGCGGCCGTCGTCGTCCTCGAGCGGAGCGACCGGCGTCGTCCTCAGAATCCCGGTCCTGCGACCCGGGACGGTGAGCAGATAGAGGCCGGGCGGCCCCATCTCCCTGGTCAGCATGAATGTGATGATGCGGTCGCGCAGGCGCCAGAAGAACGTCGATCTGTAGGTCCGTGCCATGATCCGGCCTCGCCTTCTTGTCCTCACGGCCCGCCGCCTCGCGTACGGGCCTCATCGGGGTCGGTCGCCGGAGGGTGCGGTGAACCGGTCCCCCAGGCCGCCTTCAAGCAGCGTGAAGGCGCGGATGGCCTGCTCACGGAAGCCGGCGGCCAGGAAAGCGACCTGGTCGTCGGCCAGCACGCGGCGGCGTACGTAGTCGACCAGCGCGCAGTGGACGCCGAACAGCGCGTTCGCCGCCACGTCCGCGCCGACGTCGCCGGCCGGTCCGCGGGCCTCGGAGGCGAGTAGCGCGGCGAGTGATGCGGCGGCGGCGGCGAAGGCCTCCCGCTCGCGCGCCCTCAGGGCCGGGCTGGCGGCGATCACGCGGTTGACCGTACGCAACCGGTGGAGGGCTTCGGCGTCACCGGCCTCGACCTGGTCGAGCAGGCCGCCGGAGCCGAGCAGGTGACGGCGGAAGGCGGCCAGCGCCGTCTCACCGGCATCCCGGGTGGCGACCGCCTCGACCAGCCGGGCCCCGAAGTCCTCCAGTCGGGGGAAGAACAGGTCTTCCTTGGTCGGGAAGTAGTTGAACACGGTCGCCTTGGCGACCTGTGCCTCGCTCGCGATCTCGGTGACCGTCACGTCGTCGAAGCCCCGGTCGGCGAACAGCCGCCACGCCGTGTCGACGATCAGCTGCCGGGTCTGCTTCCTCTTGAGCTCCCGAAGTCCCATCACCCCTCCTTCCCGGACTGTGGACTATGCCTAACTTTAGACCTAGTCTAAGTTTATATCCAGTCCAGCAGAAGGGCAGGTGCTGAGAATGCG
It encodes:
- a CDS encoding nitroreductase family deazaflavin-dependent oxidoreductase, which produces MARTYRSTFFWRLRDRIITFMLTREMGPPGLYLLTVPGRRTGILRTTPVAPLEDDDGRWLVAPYGPDGWARNARAAGRVTLRRGSTTESLVVTELPAVEAAPILKRYLAEHPRTVGAYFDVDKDASLEEFAAEAARHPVFRLQAS
- a CDS encoding TetR/AcrR family transcriptional regulator, translating into MGLRELKRKQTRQLIVDTAWRLFADRGFDDVTVTEIASEAQVAKATVFNYFPTKEDLFFPRLEDFGARLVEAVATRDAGETALAAFRRHLLGSGGLLDQVEAGDAEALHRLRTVNRVIAASPALRAREREAFAAAAASLAALLASEARGPAGDVGADVAANALFGVHCALVDYVRRRVLADDQVAFLAAGFREQAIRAFTLLEGGLGDRFTAPSGDRPR